The proteins below come from a single Aegilops tauschii subsp. strangulata cultivar AL8/78 chromosome 6, Aet v6.0, whole genome shotgun sequence genomic window:
- the LOC141025777 gene encoding uncharacterized protein, with amino-acid sequence MAEEASAKRHCGQTSDQSGNLDVIHVPGQKREYTVTLKGVEVHGKETLEVVCTSEPDKADEMIFRIRRSACGSYPHIIGVDVEFTKDDEPPQMAAVLQISVEGLCLVYHIAAVTKWDKLKLSGLEINPNKHIDIQRNWRVPYNGKPYDSLADVAASVIHLF; translated from the exons ATGGCGGAGGAAGCGTCTGCCAAGCGTCATTGTGGCCAGACGTCCGACCAGAGCGGCAACCTCGACGTCATTCATGTTCCCGGACAGAAGCGCGAGTACACCGTAACCCTCAAAGGGGTTGAGGTCCATGGCAAGGAGACGCTGGAGGTCGTCTGCACCAGCGAACCAGACAAGGCTGATGAGATGATCTTTAGGATCAGGAGGAGCGCCTGCGGCTCGTACCCCCACATCATCGGCGTTGATGTGGAGTTTACCAAAGATGATGAACCTCCGCAGATGGCAGCAGTTCTGCAGATCAGCGTGGAGGGTCTCTGCCTCGTGTACCACATCGCTGCGGTCACAAAATG GGACAAGCTGAAGTTGTCTGGTTTGGAGATAAACCCCAACAAGCACATCGACATTCAGCGCAACTGGAGAGTTCCATACAACGGAAAACCATATGACTCCTTGGCTGATGTTGCAGCCAGCGTCATCCACCTATTCTAA